ttttattaaatatatagtgCAAATGGGAAAAAAGCCACGAATGATCTTTCAACAAATTCATGTTGGACCAAATGTTGATGTTGatcgagaaaaagaaattgaaggtGTGGGTGAAATTACtgatacaaataatattaataatagcaaGAAACGTAAAGATATTACAACTATTGGGGGaatcaataaaaaatttagGTTATTAGAAGCACATGGAATCACAATGATACCTGTAGATAATGACTCATCTATTGTTGAAAATGCAATGGAAAGTGGAAGAACAGTTGTTTTAACTGGTACAAAATACTTTAATGAGATGTACATTTtgctatacatatttatatttatcgacaTTGATAATTTATTCTTACAGAAGCAGGTAAACTTGCTCTAAACTTAACAAGAAATTCTTCAATAGGAATGAAACGACTTCATGTAGCTGGAAAGAAAGGGAGTCCTAGGAAAGTGATAGCAATTAGAGCAGATCAAATTTTAAGTCATAATACACCTACACTCACATCCAGAGGACCCAATATATTGAAAAGATCTTCTGTGGATAATAAAGCTGGAAAATTGTTCATTTCTTCAATTTCTAATACTACGCCTGTATCAACACTTACACAATCTAAAAACTTAATATCTCCATCAGAGGTATGAAATCAGATATTAAATGAGAACAATCAAATTAACGCATGTTtataacttttattatattcatatttaatgattttaacaGAGTAAAATCATTAATTCGCCCTCAAAAATGACGGAaccaataattttacaattagaCGATGATATAGAAGAAATTATCGAAGATGATCCAACACATGATAATGAACCAGTTATGGATATTGCGCTACTGAATAGACAATTAGCAGAAGCACGAAGACAAGCAGCTGAGTATCGTAAACGGCttcaaaaaaaagaagaagaagctgaAATATATAAACAGCAACTTAAAACTATTACAGCACAAAGGGCATCCAAGTGATTTTgtataagtaaatattttatcttatgtTTCATTTCTTGAGCCCtcctttatatataaaaaatatcttccCTGGCTTTTCAGCTTTGTACAagatttcatttgaaaattatactctaatattttaatatattttctcattGTCTTATCTCAAAGCATTATAGTAGTATTTATACGAGCTTCTCGTTACTAACTACTTACTTTCGTATAGATTATTTTACGAGTTTACAAGATTCTTTAAATCGGTATTATTAATACTCTTGATTTATATCAGAAAACTGAGTTGGTCGTATTACAGGGCATAAtcctatattatttaatatatgcaTGCTCTTTAAAAGCTGCATATTATATGTGTGCGTGCGGGCGTGTGTGTGCATGCGCACGCACGTGTGTATGTGAATGCGTGATTAAGTCTGATTTATACAGTACAcaaatgttttttaaaaataaatgtaaatatatacaaagcATCAATTTGCTT
The sequence above is a segment of the Bombus terrestris chromosome 18, iyBomTerr1.2, whole genome shotgun sequence genome. Coding sequences within it:
- the LOC100643915 gene encoding GA-binding protein subunit beta-1 isoform X3 is translated as MCRGAPFTTDWLGTSALHFAAQNNHTETAEVLLRAGISRDARTKVDRTPLHMAAYEGHHQMTQLLLNYGADVDSRDMLKMTPLHWAVEREHVEVMHVLLEHGADANATSKFDKTPISLALEHDRLDLVDILQQEREIVGIRAHQQNQANSAELEVATHNLIQLESEREEEQHKFELPQHDSQQKKKITQVQMGKKPRMIFQQIHVGPNVDVDREKEIEGVGEITDTNNINNSKKRKDITTIGGINKKFRLLEAHGITMIPVDNDSSIVENAMESGRTVVLTEAGKLALNLTRNSSIGMKRLHVAGKKGSPRKVIAIRADQILSHNTPTLTSRGPNILKRSSVDNKAGKLFISSISNTTPVSTLTQSKNLISPSESKIINSPSKMTEPIILQLDDDIEEIIEDDPTHDNEPVMDIALLNRQLAEARRQAAEYRKRLQKKEEEAEIYKQQLKTITAQRASK
- the LOC100643915 gene encoding GA-binding protein subunit beta-1 isoform X2; translated protein: MQAESICTNDIEGLDSDTLIPVEILSCDVSHRTRSQDALSIVELGKQLLFSAKYGDTDSVRDLMCRGAPFTTDWLGTSALHFAAQNNHTETAEVLLRAGISRDARTKVDRTPLHMAAYEGHHQMTQLLLNYGADVDSRDMLKMTPLHWAVEREHVEVMHVLLEHGADANATSKFDKTPISLALEHDRLDLVDILQQEREIVGIRAHQQNQANSAELEVATHNLIQLESEREEEQHKFELPQHDSQQKKKITQVQMGKKPRMIFQQIHVGPNVDVDREKEIEGVGEITDTNNINNSKKRKDITTIGGINKKFRLLEAHGITMIPVDNDSSIVENAMESGRTVVLTGMKRLHVAGKKGSPRKVIAIRADQILSHNTPTLTSRGPNILKRSSVDNKAGKLFISSISNTTPVSTLTQSKNLISPSESKIINSPSKMTEPIILQLDDDIEEIIEDDPTHDNEPVMDIALLNRQLAEARRQAAEYRKRLQKKEEEAEIYKQQLKTITAQRASK
- the LOC100643915 gene encoding GA-binding protein subunit beta-1 isoform X1; its protein translation is MQAESICTNDIEGLDSDTLIPVEILSCDVSHRTRSQDALSIVELGKQLLFSAKYGDTDSVRDLMCRGAPFTTDWLGTSALHFAAQNNHTETAEVLLRAGISRDARTKVDRTPLHMAAYEGHHQMTQLLLNYGADVDSRDMLKMTPLHWAVEREHVEVMHVLLEHGADANATSKFDKTPISLALEHDRLDLVDILQQEREIVGIRAHQQNQANSAELEVATHNLIQLESEREEEQHKFELPQHDSQQKKKITQVQMGKKPRMIFQQIHVGPNVDVDREKEIEGVGEITDTNNINNSKKRKDITTIGGINKKFRLLEAHGITMIPVDNDSSIVENAMESGRTVVLTEAGKLALNLTRNSSIGMKRLHVAGKKGSPRKVIAIRADQILSHNTPTLTSRGPNILKRSSVDNKAGKLFISSISNTTPVSTLTQSKNLISPSESKIINSPSKMTEPIILQLDDDIEEIIEDDPTHDNEPVMDIALLNRQLAEARRQAAEYRKRLQKKEEEAEIYKQQLKTITAQRASK